In Candidatus Deferrimicrobium sp., a single genomic region encodes these proteins:
- a CDS encoding cupin domain-containing protein — translation MNRFWIPENIAPKVLAPGVTAKIAAGEKMMFSLVTLAPNAVVPTHTHPHEQMGMLVSGTMEFTIEGETRTLTGNEMYFVPGGAPHAAKAGPGGALALDAFSPPREEYRPTASNTPA, via the coding sequence ATGAATCGTTTCTGGATCCCTGAGAACATCGCGCCGAAGGTGCTGGCGCCGGGCGTGACGGCGAAGATCGCCGCGGGGGAGAAGATGATGTTCTCCCTCGTCACCCTTGCGCCGAACGCCGTCGTCCCGACCCACACCCACCCGCACGAGCAGATGGGGATGCTGGTGTCGGGGACGATGGAGTTCACGATCGAAGGCGAGACCCGAACGCTGACGGGGAACGAGATGTACTTCGTCCCGGGAGGGGCTCCGCACGCGGCGAAGGCGGGTCCCGGGGGAGCGCTGGCGCTGGACGCCTTCTCGCCCCCCCGGGAGGAGTACCGCCCGACGGCGAGCAACACCCCGGCTTAA